The genomic interval GCGGTTTGCCCCCGAGTTTAGGGACATATGAGGGAAGACAAGGGGCTGAGGGGGAGTGGCTGTGGGGGTGCATGAGGGGCTTGTGAGCTGGGAGTTCAGGCAGGAGAGGCTGTGGATGGACGCAGGGATGTATGTGCATGGATCTGTATGCTAGAACATGTGATCATGCTTCTGGGCAAGAACCCCAGGAGACAGACATCACTGGTGCCAGTACCCAATATCCAGCCAGGGAGAGGTGGGAAGCCCCAAGCATGGAGAAACTTACCTTTGGGTCCAAACAAAGCAGCATAGCACGGCTGGTTGCAATAGGGCTTCCCATcatgctgcagagagagaagagacTCCTCAGTGCCACATTACTCAGGGGAGTCTGAGACGAGCAGGGCCCAGGAACTGGGCATCAGAACAGGCACTGCTCAGTCACTGGGCCCACTCTTAACCCTGTGAGTATGGATCTAGATTAACAACTCCTGGGCCCTGCTCTCTTGTCCCAGCTGTGTCAGTGACCTCCCCTACTGCCTGCTCTTCCAGTTCTGGGCCCTGCCATTGTTCTGCCAGTCATCCTGAGTGGAGTCCTGACCTCACTACAGCTTTGCTAAACTAAAGAAACAGAAACATGCCAGGAGAGCCAAATCAGAGCCTCGTCTAAGGTCCACTCACGTTCCTCCTCACCGGAGACCTGCTCTGGACATAGGTCTCTGGATAAAGCTAGGGGACCCTGCGCCACCCAGCCCACAATCCTAGTGACACTCTGCCCCATTACATGCAATGGGGAATTCCCTCAGTTCCCTACAGGATTTCTCCAACTCGGCAAATCCCCCCTCCAGGGGATCTGGACTGGCCCAATGTCTCTGCCCTGTCAGGTTAGTTCAGTTATTATGGCACCCCACTCACCGGGCCATCCTGGTGCTGGCAAACCAGCCTGCCCACACATACAGCAAGCCCACAGCTTGGAGCTGGCTAATGCAGAGTTCTTGCTACTTTGAGGCAGGGCCCCCAGATAGTCCCATATTCCATGGAATCAACCAAAGAACTCACCCCTTGctgcagaatctcagcttcccGCTTTTAAAATTCTATTTCTGGCCCCCAAGTCTGAGACCTGAGTAACTGATGCAGCGATGGCTGCCTGCATCTCCAAGAGCTGTGAACTCCCCGCTCATCTCAGGCAGGGCCCAATGCACCCTGTGATTCTGCAGCAGTGGAGCTTGCCATTGGCCCCAGGATGCCACGGAATGCAGCCCTCTTGCCCTGGCATTAGATGTTTTGCTGCGGCCAGACCCTCTCTGGTCAGCTGCAACCTGCCATTTGTTCTCCAAATTTCCCCACAATGGGGAGATGATTTTACTGTGCACAGCACATGCACTAGGAGTCCAGTTTGCAGCCAAGGAGCAGGGAGAAGCCAGAAATGTAGGCTGGTTAACTAGGCGGCCTGGAGATCCCCCAGCAGTCCAGGCCTGGGGCAATGAGCCGCTGAAGCTTGCTATAAGCTCCCTGCTTCCGGGGGTGAAGGAGGGTCTGAGCCGGACAGCACTGCAGGAGCAGAGGCCAAGGGAACAGTGCCAGGCTGGCTGGAGAGTACAGTGAGAACCCCACCCTCAGAAATACCCAGCAACCATTTGTACCTCAGTGAGCCTTCCAAGTCTGAGCCTGTGCAATGAGTGTGTGTCTGAGGGGGATGGGAACAAGGGTACTGCATGGTGCGGGGATAAAGTCATGCTGCTGCAGAATTTCGGAGCTGGGGCTGTGAAATACGGGCCCCTTGTGCTGTGGAGTACCTGGGAATCCACTTTGCAATGGCAGCGTGCACTATGCTGCCACCCACAGGTGAGGGGTATAAAGAAGCAGCTGATTAAAGCTTCTTGACATGTCTGTCCTACACGTTGGAAGATGCAGTTAAGAGTTACAGTGACACAGAGCTGGTGGCCACCTCACCCCTTACCTCAGCATGGCCACCTGAAGTCAGGGTCTTGTTGCATTTCTCACACTTCAAGCATGGTCGGTGCCAGTCTTTCCCCAGGGAGGTAACCTTCTCAGCTGTCAGAGTGCGGAAACAAAAGAGCACCATTCAGGAGGCTGTGATAAGGCACCGAGCCAGCAAGGGTTGGCAAGCTGCTGTGGGCCCttagcccagccccaccccgctaCACCTGCACTCGCTGTCAGGTATCGGAGGGGCTTTTCACGAGGGAAGAGAACAGCTCAGGAGCTGGCTGGCCAGCCCGGGAGAACAGCCCTttgtgcccagcccagcccctctgcgTCCAGCCCAGCCTCTCTGCAGAGACTGCTGGAGCCCTCCGGAGGAAGGTATGGCTGGCACAGGACGACTGAGTTCGTCTTCTTCATGGCACCGCTTCTTTGCTTTACTACGTAAGGACTCTGGGGCTGCCTGTGTGGGCTGGGACAGGCCAGAGAGGTGTAAGGAGACTGTCACAGGGAAAAGATGCCACggcagaggtggggagctgcTTCAATAAACTCTGTGGACTTTTGCACTCTACATGCATCTGTCCTGGACCCAAACAGTGTGGTCACTGTAAGAGTTCTATACTTGGAAAAATGCCTTGTGTTCCCAATGATTAAATCCAAAAGCTACTGGGGCATCTCTCATTCCAGCTTTCAGTGGGGCTCACTCACTGTTTGACACTTGCTTGTCCTGGAGGGGGACTGACAGTTTTCAGATTCAGACACCTACACTGgacttgcaaaataaataaaaatccatgcAGCCcatgcgtgtgcgtgtgtgtgggcagcagggccggctccaggcaccagcttaccaagcaggtgcttggggcggccacttcggagaggggcggcaggtccagctgttcggcagcaattcagcggacagtcccgcactcctgctcggagcaaaggacctcctgctgaaCTGCCACTGGAGAtggcgatcgcggcttttttttttcttttttttttggtttggctgcttggggcggccaaaacactggagccggccctgaaggtaACGATCCCTTTTGGCACATGTGAAAACCTGTCTGACAATcatggggggggagagacaccTGGACCAACACTGGAAAGCAAAGTATTGCAAAACATCCTTTTTCCAACCCACAAATACAGGGAACCTCCTGCCGTCAGGGTGTTGGGGACACATTTCTTGCTAAAAGCCACAGCAAACAGTAGTGTGTTTGGAGACTGGCCTGGGTTCAGGCAACTGAAGACAGCCCCAGAGGCAACTAAAAAAGGAACAATGAGGTTACTCCCCTAGTCTGGAACAGGTTTACATTAGGAAAGAACACAGGATGGAATTTAACTATAGCACAAAGGATGTAATTTGCTAAAGAGGCTAGTGTGTTCTTTCTATTAGCAGCTGCACTCACAGATGTGTATTAAGTGATAACGCTGAGCTTTCCACAGGAACCCTTTCAGTGCCAGGACCTTCGAGTGAATTTTCCATGCCTGAAAAAGGCAGGGGCCTGAGCTCGGGGACAAAATTTCTTCCTATGCACCAATACCTCTCCACTCTGtgctctgctgctgcagcagagtGCTGGGTGAGGAGTGCTGCTCTGCCAGTTTTTTGGCATTACAACTCCTTTTCTGGGTGGGCAGAGAGCCTGTGACTTGGGTGTGACCATTAACTCCAGGAGAGAAGTGATCACTAGAGAGGGGATCTCAAAATGCTCCTAGCAGGCAGGCCCCACATCACAGACACCAACATCATGGCATGAAATGGCACACTTGTTTGTAGCTCCAACAAGCAGGCCAGAGACTATCTGGGGAAGGGGGCATGAGCCCAAATCCCCTTTATGAAAAAGCCTTATAGAATTCAACGGGGAGGAAACTGACAGGGTTACACTGAAATTAAACACAGTTCTTTAGAAGTTGTTCTAAAAGGCTTCAGAACCTGACAAATTTCAATAAGGCTTTTTACAGCAACCCCTTGGATCTCTCTTAGATAGTAACGTGGCCCCCACTACCGgagaatctgagcacctcaatCACAACATGCCGGTGAGACGAGCTACACTATCACCCCCATTGCacagaggggaactgaggcacagagaagtgaagtgttaTATTATTATATGAAGTGaataatattatattattatattgtTATAAGTGACTTCcctaaggttacacaggaagcctgtggcagagcgaGGACTTGAACGCAGGTCTCTCAGGTCAGAGGGCCACCCTGCCTCAGGAGGCACACGCTGCTATGGAATTCTATaggctgattttaaaaagttctccGGAAGGATGATTGCtcgagggaggtggggaggagaagacacacaacttttatttatattattaattattatattataacCCAGAGGGGGCCACCTCTGTAGGTCAGGAGTGAGgcatgatggggtggggggcagcacccTCTGCCATGCCTGTTCTACATGTGAAAGAGATACTGAGCCTCTTTTTATTCCAGGGTTTCTGGAAGGAATTCAGACTCCAGGAATGTTACTCGGGCACCTTTCACCCCTATTAGAGGAATGTTTAGAGAAGCCTATCACTGCCTAGGCAGTATATTCCCAGTGACTGGGACTTCTCACCAGGACAGCTTCCAGACTCTGGTGCTGCAATCTCCCCATGGAGGTAGTGATTTAGTGCTGATGAAGTGATCAGTCTTCGCTGCACTCCTatgatcctgctttctctcccctTTATGATCTGTCAAACATATCAGCTGAAATCCCATCAAGGACCATTGAAGTAGCTCATTGAATTAACAGCCAGGCCCTTCAGGTTCCAGCTTGGAGTGAAGAACCAGATGGTGTAAGTGAAATGTAGTTAAGTGGCAGCTAAATCTGAGCAAAAGACACCATATACCAGCCATACAAAACCTCCAGTATTGGGACTCTTAGCTGAGAAatgctgtatttttctttttattccaaGACTGCTTATACAAGATCAGTGTTACTGCTATGATCTTAGAAATAAGAGCTTACAACTGATTTTGGACTCTCCTTGGCCTTTGCATTAAACTCGGTCTTGTACAGCTGAGGTCATATGACTAACTTCATAAAAATAGCACTTCCTTGCTCAACAGACCCATTGCACTTACAAAGCCACATCTGCTTACTTCACTGCACAGTATCTTTCACTCCTGTTAGCCCTGCCGGGCTAGACCAGCTGTGTGAATGACAGCTGAATTCTTTTCTGAGTTGATCAACTGAATTAATAATGATAGATTGAGAGTATACAGTGTTTATACCCAGAGATGTGCAAACCAGAACAAAACCAACCTGACTTTAGACCCGGGGGTTTTAGGTGCTGACAGTTCTATTAAAACCTTTTTTTACTAGTAAGTTTAGCAAATATTACCTGGAGTAAATAAACTGCCATAGACGTGAAACTTCACAATGCCAATTTTAGTCACCATTCCAAGTAGAACTGTACTTTAAGGGGAGGTTTAAGCCTTGTTTACACTGAGGAAACTTACAAAAAATTCGGATTGGTGTTACTACCACTTTATTGGAATGGGTGTTAGCAccaatagtgtagacaaggctcttGCCACCAGGACTGATTTTTACTCCCTTTTGGTTGAATCTATTGAAAGTAAGTAACTAAAATGTTGGTTAAAATGGGTTCAGCTATCAGAATTTTGTCTATACCTGGCCTCCAGCCAGTGCTAACCCCAAGTCGGGATTCTTTAGTAAATTTCTCTAGTGTAGGCACTATCTTAAATGACAGGCAAATATGAATGCATGGGAAAACAGAGAAACAGTTAAGTCTCCATCACAGAGAGCTGGAACGTACAAACTCTGGAATTCTTGTGTTCTGAGCCATTCcctgattattatttttctcGCATAGTAGACAGAAAAGTACAATACACCCCACAAGCAAACCAGAAATataaaacagagaaagaaaaaaaaatcaatgtgttCCCAGTCCATGGCTTACAGATTTAGTCGataaatttaaaacataaaagTACTTATAGGGCCAGCATCCACTTCTAACTCTCAGCAAAACACATCAGAGTTTTTATGCCAGGGACATGGGGAACCAAGAGATTGGGGAACTTCTGTATGTGGTTTTAGTAGATGGAGTTAAATGATTGCAGCAAAGGTTATTGCCAGGACTAGCTACCCAAACCTCTTGAAATACACCCATGGCAGGAAGTGGGATCATGTCACCCAATTAAGTACTCTGAGTCAGTACAGAAATCTGCGGCTTTTTAGAAATTCCTTCCAAATCAGGGTGTGGTCATCCATCTGCTCCTTACTAGGGGCTGGATCCAATGCCAAAGGGAGTCAGTGGAAGTcggatcaggcccaaagtctgTTCAAGGCATATAGTGatagttttaagaaaaacaagcCTTGGAGATACATGTATCCTCTGTGCTGTAGCCTTATTACAATAAGACATTCATGATTACATGGTGCCCTCTGTTATGCCCAGGTACTAATGACTGTGATCAAAGGCAGAATTTGCTGTTCAGAATCTAACTAATTTGCCTTGTAAAGTTTTTAGGAACCACTTTAACTGACCCTGGTGTTGGACTCTCGACTGGAGTGTCCAGAATCTCTGGGTGGCTCACTCCCTGCCCATCCAGTCTGTCCACCTTAAGCAAACAGCTATGATGAAGCTGAGAATGGTGCCgttggaacaaacaaacaaaatattagcTTGGAGGGAAGTGTAACATGGCAGTAAGCCAGcgcctctgaaccacacctctaGTGATTTGCCTCAGTGCCCATCAAATGGCTTGGAGACAATCAAAGCACTGAGGCGCCATGTTAACCTATTCTGTTCAGTGGGGCAGACGTCCTGAGAGGAAAGGGCCTTGGTACAATTACTTACAAGACGTTACAgcacagaagaaaacaaagagggagtaagttgcagtgggggaggtctaagttggatattagaaaacactatttcactatgagggtggtgaagcactggtgaaacactggaatgggatacctagggaggtggtggaatcgccatccttagaggtttttaaggcccagcttgacaaagccctggctgggatgatttagttgatcttggtccagctttgagcagggggttggactagatgacctcctgaggtctcttccaaccttaatcttctagaTTCTAAGTTGCAGAAGGATCTCCCAGAGCAGCTCTTCAGAGGTGTCCATTTGCACACACAACGTATTGTTGCAAGTTCTCATATGTGCGTTTGGTGACTTCCGAAAGACCTGGCCTCTGATTCATGGTCATCCTTCATGACTGGCAAATGGTGCAAACCATCACCGTTCATCCTTAGGAGCAGAGCAAATAATTGAGATTTTTGGTCTGCTGGCCAAATTGAAAAATTCACTTTGTTTTTAACTGAAACGGATTTCTTTTTTGGTTTctcacaaacaaaaaacctcccaaAATTGTGTTTGGGTCAAATGAACTGTTTTGAAGATGatgattcaaaacaaaatatccaaATTTGCAAAATGAACTGTACTGATAAttccaaaatttgttttcaaggttttttcggccgaaactatttgctgaatttgaCCTGAAGTCACGAATAGTTTCAgtgccctgaaaaatgcatttttcagcaaatttcCTGTCAGctcaaaaaatttcacccagattTACTTGGTAGAGCTCTGTGCTCATCttgaactggtgtaaatgaccatACAAAGCACAGGGACTGATGAATTGAGCCCCTGATATAAAAGATCTAAAAACAGAGCATTAGTAGTTTGACATGTTTGCCTCTGGAACCAAATGGTCACTGACAGTACTAGCTACTGCCAGAAGAATCCTCTTTAGACGTTAGACAGAAGATACACAATGGACACAGCTTAGATGGAAACATCTCAGAATCAAGAACAGATTCAGTGTCTAATACTAAAATATAgcccatcccccagccctccctcGCTTTTAGAGGTCAGCATACCTAACCACTCAGACCCACACAAACTCTTTATTTTCTACACTCTCTCCTTCCTACTGTTTTCTCCAGATCTTCTTCTTTCACCCCCAAATTACAATCTTGTGTCCTAGACACAACTTCCCAACTGTTACACATTTACATTTGCTATTATATGGATGGCTGGACTTGCAAGACATATGGCAAGAACCTATTTTATATTTCTCTACCAAACCTTAACAACAAACAGCTCTcacctataataataataataatagtgtacCTGTCCAACTGTTCAGCTAAAACATGCAGCTGGACAGAGAAATGGCAGGACCTCTTGTATATAGAAATTGATACAGTTTCACTCATTTTATAGAACACTGTGTGGTTCTTGgattctgaagattttttttcactGTGTAGAAGGGAACAGGAGACTTCCTCGATGATGGGCAGCTATATGAGAACATATGTATTTTCACTGGCTTTGGATATTATCTCTCAACAGACTTCAAAAACTGTATCAGTCTGTGGACTCAGAATCCAATGGGACAGTATAAAAGCACTACAATGAAATGGTTTAAAAACTACAATGGAAACTCCCCCCATCTTATGTGCTTTGTTATTTCTCACTAATTAACCAGGAAATCTTTGGTTTTCTAGGACTATCaattataccagtggttctcaacctgcatcTGGTTTGCagtccaatcagcacacagctgcagtccatgtaacatcctcagggccatacaggtagtaaaCATATTGGGTGGGTGAAGCCCatatggagggatagctcagttgtttgagcattggcctgctaaatccagggttgtgagttcaatccttgaggggaccatttggggcaaaaatgtgtctggagattggtcctgatttgagcagggggttggactagatgaccttctgaagtcccttccaaccctgatatcctataTAACACatatttgaaaaccactggtttataCAAATTGATTGCCAGAGCCTCTAGACATTACTAGAGATCTGAAGGCCtaaggggcatgggggggggaattAATTACAAAGAACTTTTTATTAATGATAATTTGTAAAGAGAACTTGTTAGGTTTTGAGAGCGCTTCCTCGCTTGTAAAGCATACAGCTGTCTGCAAGAGTTTGCTGCTCTTCAAGTCTCCTTACTCATAGCTGGGAGGCATGCAAGAGATCCATAAATCAGAGCATCTTCCTAAGGCTGCAGGGAGGCCCAGGGAGAGGAACCCTGCTTGGACTCCTCCTCCCGCCATGGCTCTGCACAGCCTCCGTGCCAGttagctttccccagccctgcccgctcAGAGCCCCTGCAcaaggggagagggggcagcgCTTGCCCTTGATGTTAGCAGGAGTCTGTGCAGCCTACACAGCCCAGCTCAACCCAAGAGGACCAGCACTAATGCCGGTCTGCTggagccctgcaaactcagctcCTTCCAGGCTGCATGGGACCCCCGAACCATGCAGGCAgacggggcggggcagggcagggcgggggggggatttTGAGCCCTTCTCACAGAAACCGGGGGGTTCTCAGATGGCTTGTCCCGGAACACTGATCTCCTCCCAcatggctgggcagggggcagtgatGACAGCAGCGCTGGGCACGAACCaaacaccagctgctgcagcagcagcctgtAGCCAGCGCAGCCTGGGTCCCGGCCAGGGCAATGGCCACCTCTACCCCACCCACCTGTGCTGCTGCCAGGGCGCTGGGCTGTGCCTCAGTGGGGAGCTGGGTGTCAGGGAGCCTGTATAGacaaggggggtgcaggaggcagggcaCCCCCATTTAGAAGCTGCATTCAGGGTCAGGCAGGTGGGCTGTACCCCTGCAAGGGGCTAGGAAGGTGAGTGTAGGAGCAGAGTGTTGGACAAGGTCTCTAGCCGCCCCTACAGAGCTCTGGTGCCAGGGAGCCCATATAGagagggggtgcagcaggcagggcaCCCCATGGGGGCAGGCAGCCACAGAGTCCCTGGCACCCccggcagggagctgggtgccagGCACCTCTTGGGGaaggtggggcagggacaggcggGGTGTCTGGCCGCCCCGGCAAGGagctgggggcggcgggggggcctGGGCAGGCAGTGCCGGGGCAGGCGAGGAGCGGCGCCCTTACCGAAGTAGACCTCCTTCTGGCAACGGGGGCACTTGGGCATGGTGGTAGCTCCGCACTGGCTGGGCTCTGCGCTGACTGCTGCTAGAGTTCCTCTGCTGCTCGGTACGGCCCGCGCCTGCAGGGTCACCCCGCGGCCCCGCCcgtgaagccccgccccccagctgtgCTGCCTGCGCGGGAGGAACCCTGGCACAGGGGCAAGGAAGGGAAGACAGGAGGGACGAAACTGCCgtgccggggcggggcgggacggggcggtgggggaggtctgggCTTGGGggcgggtggagtggaggcgcTGGTGGacagagggggatggggggaatcaAGGTGCATCTCCTCTCCTGGCCCTAGTGTCCTGTTGATTTTTGTCCCACGCTCTTTCCTAACTCAGGGGctccccctgttcctgcccccagcctgctgcTCCTTCAGGACATTTGGCCCTTGGGAGCCAAGAAGCAGCACACTTGGTGTCAGGCCCCCAGACTGGCCCAGATTCATCGCCGGGGCTCCAGAGCTGCACTGGTGGAGCAGAGACGGGGGCATTGCGGCCACAGTGGGAGTTAATCACCCACTGCCCTCACCCtgtggggcagcaggtgggggctccaactgagatcaggctTAGGGCTAGTCAGGAATTGTTCAACAAAACATCTGTTGTCAGAAAACACTGACTGGTGACACCAGAACCTGCCAGGGGACCGTGTCACTTTTAATTATTTCTGTTCTCAGAAAGGTTTGTCAGGTCCCAgttggaatttctggtcaaaatcaAAGCCAGAGAGACTGGCCACCACCCTGGGGAAGGGGAACCCAGGTTTAAGTCCCTGATTCAggacagggatttgaacctggtctcccacatccctgggGAGCACCATGTGCATGGGGCTATTGACTAGGCAGGTTGGTGGTTTCTCTCTCTGGAAGGTCTCTGTTTTACCCCAATGCAGAAAGGGAATATTTTTGAAATCTTGACAGTTTTCTTGGGAGAACTGTTTTCTACAGAACTGGATGCATAGACCAGGAGTGAAagccaatccctgccctgaagaagttACAATCTAAACACCTGGGGGGATGTGGGGCTCAGAGTGGATGCAATGACTTGGCTGAGGTcatgctgtagccctggctgacCCCTGCATTCTTGAACCATTGAATGAAAAGAGCTCCTGTGTCAcacccagtgccttaaccacacagCCATCCTTCCACTCGATATACAGTCCCACTTCCTTGGGTGCTGGGGTCAGCTGGCACAACCGGAGCACTGAGTCTGACAGgaaagcatattttaaaaggCCAAAGGAAGCACCAGGCTTGGATCTACTCAGGCTGATTCTGAT from Malaclemys terrapin pileata isolate rMalTer1 chromosome 8, rMalTer1.hap1, whole genome shotgun sequence carries:
- the CRIP1 gene encoding cysteine-rich protein 1, with protein sequence MPKCPRCQKEVYFAEKVTSLGKDWHRPCLKCEKCNKTLTSGGHAEHDGKPYCNQPCYAALFGPKGFGRGGTESHTFK